One genomic region from Fusobacterium sp. IOR10 encodes:
- a CDS encoding Rrf2 family transcriptional regulator produces the protein MKISKKVKYGFKAVAFIATETSKNKMVRIKEISEKEEISIQYLEQILYRLKNKKIIEGKRGPNGGYKLLVNPEEVTLYEIYIILDEDPMIINCNEAYENKRTKECVEKDCNCIWRKLDNKMKEILEEYTISDIIKNRNII, from the coding sequence TAAGTAAAAAAGTTAAATATGGTTTTAAAGCTGTAGCTTTTATAGCCACAGAAACTTCCAAGAATAAAATGGTAAGAATAAAAGAAATTTCAGAAAAGGAAGAAATTTCAATTCAATACTTGGAACAAATTCTATATAGATTAAAAAATAAAAAAATAATAGAGGGTAAAAGAGGACCTAATGGAGGATATAAGTTGTTAGTTAATCCAGAGGAAGTTACTCTATATGAAATTTATATAATTTTAGATGAAGATCCAATGATTATAAATTGTAATGAAGCTTATGAGAATAAAAGAACTAAAGAATGTGTGGAAAAAGATTGCAATTGTATCTGGAGAAAATTGGATAATAAAATGAAGGAAATATTAGAAGAGTATACAATTAGTGATATTATAAAAAATAGAAACATAATTTAG
- a CDS encoding 16S rRNA (uracil(1498)-N(3))-methyltransferase — MITVIIQKEDIFSNEIIVKDKKDINHLKNSFRIKENDKIRAVDGEKEYICQVTALDKKEIQLEILSEKELEKNNVEIVAGISVIKNDKMELTIQKLTEIGIDRILPLETKRTIVKLKEKKEKWDVVSREAVKQCQRIKFLEIDNITKITEVSYEDYDLVVIPYENEENYTLRELINNREKDIKKILYLIGPEGGFSDEEIKQLKELKNSKVVTLGKNILRAETAAIVVGGILINEFK, encoded by the coding sequence ATGATAACAGTTATAATACAAAAAGAAGATATTTTTTCAAATGAAATTATAGTGAAGGATAAAAAAGATATTAATCACTTGAAAAATTCATTTAGAATAAAGGAAAATGATAAAATAAGAGCTGTTGATGGTGAAAAAGAGTATATCTGTCAAGTTACAGCTTTAGATAAGAAAGAAATACAATTAGAGATTTTATCAGAAAAAGAACTAGAAAAAAATAATGTAGAAATAGTAGCAGGGATTTCTGTAATAAAAAATGATAAAATGGAACTAACAATACAAAAATTAACAGAGATAGGTATTGATAGGATTTTACCTTTGGAAACTAAAAGAACAATTGTTAAATTAAAGGAAAAAAAAGAAAAATGGGACGTTGTGTCAAGAGAAGCAGTAAAACAATGTCAAAGGATTAAATTTTTAGAAATAGATAATATAACTAAAATAACTGAAGTTTCATATGAAGATTATGATTTAGTAGTAATACCATATGAAAATGAAGAAAATTATACTTTGAGAGAGTTAATAAACAACAGAGAAAAGGATATAAAAAAAATATTATATCTTATTGGTCCAGAGGGTGGATTTTCTGATGAAGAAATAAAACAATTAAAAGAATTGAAAAATTCCAAGGTAGTAACTTTAGGGAAAAATATTTTAAGAGCAGAAACAGCAGCTATTGTGGTTGGGGGAATATTAATAAATGAATTCAAATAA
- the mtaB gene encoding tRNA (N(6)-L-threonylcarbamoyladenosine(37)-C(2))-methylthiotransferase MtaB, whose amino-acid sequence MNSNKRVAFYTLGCKVNHYETESIKNKLLKEGYEEVQFDEEADFYIVNSCTVTSVADRKTRNILRRTKKLNKSAKVIVTGCYAQTNEKDLLKIEEVDYVVGNSNKGEVAEIILNIDKNEEQHNYVLNIFDDSKYRELQFSTFREMSRAYIKIQDGCNNFCSYCKIPFGRGKSRSREFENIILEANKLSEEGYKEIILIGINLGDYGKDLKEDVDFEDLLEALVKINGIERIRIGSVYPDRITDRFIEIMKNNKKMMPHLHISLQSCDDEILKKMKRNYGSNLIKERLTKLKENIKYMEYTADVIVGFPGETDKMYQNTKEIIEEIGFSSLHVFPYSERENTLAATYKDKVDSKEKKLRVGDLEKESKRLGEDIRNKYIGKKLTVLIEEKKSDGFFYGYSENYLRVKLLGDNLKVNDEVQVIIKGLEKGLLISGY is encoded by the coding sequence ATGAATTCAAATAAAAGAGTAGCATTTTATACTTTAGGATGCAAAGTAAATCACTATGAAACAGAGAGCATAAAAAATAAACTTTTAAAAGAGGGTTATGAAGAAGTTCAGTTTGATGAAGAAGCTGATTTTTATATAGTTAATTCTTGTACTGTTACGTCAGTTGCAGATAGAAAGACTAGAAATATTTTAAGAAGAACAAAAAAACTTAATAAAAGTGCTAAGGTAATTGTCACAGGTTGTTACGCTCAAACTAATGAAAAAGATCTCTTAAAAATAGAAGAGGTTGATTATGTTGTTGGAAATAGTAATAAAGGTGAAGTTGCTGAAATAATACTAAATATTGACAAAAATGAAGAACAACATAATTATGTATTAAACATTTTTGATGATTCAAAATATAGAGAGTTACAATTTTCAACATTTAGAGAAATGTCAAGAGCTTACATAAAGATACAAGATGGTTGTAACAATTTTTGTTCATATTGTAAAATTCCTTTTGGAAGAGGGAAAAGCAGATCAAGAGAATTTGAAAATATAATTTTAGAGGCAAACAAATTATCTGAAGAAGGATATAAAGAAATAATTTTAATAGGAATCAATCTAGGAGATTATGGAAAAGATTTAAAAGAAGATGTTGATTTTGAAGATTTACTAGAAGCTTTAGTTAAAATAAATGGAATAGAAAGAATCAGAATAGGATCAGTATATCCAGATAGAATAACAGATAGATTTATAGAGATAATGAAAAACAATAAAAAAATGATGCCTCATTTACACATATCTTTGCAATCTTGTGATGATGAAATTTTAAAAAAAATGAAAAGAAATTACGGATCAAATTTAATAAAAGAAAGATTAACTAAGTTAAAAGAAAATATTAAATATATGGAGTATACAGCAGATGTTATTGTTGGTTTTCCAGGGGAAACTGATAAAATGTATCAAAATACAAAAGAAATTATAGAAGAAATAGGTTTTTCTTCCCTTCATGTGTTCCCATATTCAGAAAGAGAAAATACATTAGCAGCAACTTATAAAGATAAAGTGGATTCTAAAGAAAAGAAATTAAGAGTTGGAGATTTGGAAAAAGAATCTAAGAGATTAGGGGAAGATATTAGAAATAAATATATAGGAAAAAAATTAACTGTTTTAATAGAAGAAAAAAAATCTGACGGATTTTTTTACGGATACAGTGAAAATTATTTAAGAGTAAAATTGCTAGGGGATAATTTAAAAGTTAATGATGAAGTTCAAGTAATTATAAAAGGATTAGAAAAGGGGTTGTTAATAAGTGGATATTAG
- a CDS encoding LytR C-terminal domain-containing protein, whose product MDIRKKASRVKYTLLGAVIFLIAVLVLIYSVLSDNKETEKLDRYALIGKENIFLVYEDRLAIKIPFEIQIDKDVSFKELVKVRNYEEILKRINLIFPEKIEKYKKVKYGEMDLKVKNARNVPEVMINDKRHILTSSIEPMFEDLYRDKKTSKIDNKSIVVDILNANGKPGHARRTGEKLKSFFGLKYNAANYETNSQFSYIVINDLHREKIEDILMQVNEKYFKIKEDATIPTLANVVIILGKESKKIFDVEVLGQGEIAKKYVKALKSDGYNSVIEKKTKISGTDIQINYNKEDYYTAYKIAKKLGINKMIQRDELKNKIVVIAN is encoded by the coding sequence GTGGATATTAGAAAAAAAGCATCGAGAGTCAAATATACTTTATTAGGAGCTGTAATTTTTTTAATAGCGGTTTTAGTTTTAATTTACAGTGTTTTAAGTGACAACAAAGAGACGGAAAAATTAGATAGATATGCATTAATTGGTAAAGAAAATATATTTTTAGTTTATGAAGATAGACTGGCTATAAAAATTCCTTTTGAGATACAAATAGATAAAGATGTTTCTTTTAAAGAATTAGTTAAAGTTAGAAATTACGAGGAAATATTAAAGAGAATTAATTTAATTTTCCCTGAAAAGATAGAAAAATATAAGAAAGTAAAATATGGGGAAATGGATTTAAAAGTAAAAAATGCAAGAAATGTTCCAGAGGTTATGATAAATGATAAAAGACATATACTGACATCTAGTATAGAACCAATGTTTGAAGATTTATATAGGGATAAGAAAACTTCAAAAATAGACAATAAAAGTATAGTGGTAGATATTCTAAACGCTAATGGAAAACCAGGACATGCTAGAAGAACTGGAGAGAAATTAAAATCATTTTTTGGGCTAAAATATAATGCAGCAAATTATGAAACAAATAGTCAGTTTAGTTATATAGTAATAAACGATCTTCATAGAGAAAAAATAGAAGATATATTAATGCAAGTAAATGAAAAATATTTTAAAATAAAAGAAGATGCAACTATTCCAACTTTAGCAAATGTTGTTATAATTTTAGGAAAAGAAAGTAAAAAAATATTTGATGTTGAAGTATTAGGACAAGGGGAAATAGCAAAAAAATATGTAAAAGCATTAAAAAGTGATGGATATAATAGTGTTATAGAAAAAAAGACTAAAATATCAGGAACGGATATTCAAATAAACTATAATAAAGAAGACTATTATACAGCTTATAAAATAGCAAAAAAATTAGGAATAAATAAGATGATTCAAAGGGACGAATTAAAAAATAAAATTGTAGTTATAGCTAATTAA
- the mrdA gene encoding penicillin-binding protein 2: MKNSKFKALGIDKSKRYLLTKIFILVLFGILLIRLSYLQIYKGKEYKDKSTNNRVRFIRNAAIRGNILDVNGDIIATSKIGYRLNYLEERKTTPEIIKNISELTGYSEKYIEKRIKYGEISMYTRQNMLIEDLKEKVAHKIFEKIDEYPYLEVEMYYKRKYLYPNSSSHLIGYVKKISNKEYENLKDKGYSDKDTIGKEGVEKKYDSILKGKKGYQYFEINARGRALKTIKKKPSEKGEDIQLTIDMRLQTFIENEFKKSKLTGSFIAMNPKNGEILTMVSYPTYPLDVFSSSIPSDVWNKILYDKRKPLTNKSIAGEYPPGSVFKPIEAFGFLNSGLDPKEVNEGRNAIYSIGEWSWKSWKRGGHGPTDLRKSIVESVNTYYYKYGHKYGSKVITKAAKNFGLGEKTGIDIAGERAGIVPSPEWKKKRFKQGWYTGDTINYSIGQGYVTVTPIQIARAYCVLANKGYAYTPKVVKYIIKDSVKEKTVSHKSLEVNYPRRFYDVIENAMIGVVEDKHGTGKRLKTKNLKIAAKSGSAQNTHFKETHAEIAGYFPVGNPEIVFAVLLQGAGGGGSIAGALTKKFIDEYQFLYHGIKKEGENDRK, from the coding sequence ATGAAAAATTCTAAATTTAAAGCATTAGGGATAGATAAATCTAAGAGATATTTATTAACTAAAATTTTTATACTAGTTTTGTTTGGAATTTTATTGATTAGGTTAAGTTATCTTCAAATATACAAAGGAAAAGAATATAAGGACAAGTCAACAAATAATAGAGTAAGATTTATAAGAAATGCAGCTATAAGAGGTAATATATTAGATGTAAATGGAGATATTATAGCCACGAGCAAAATTGGCTACAGATTAAATTATCTTGAAGAAAGAAAAACAACTCCTGAAATTATAAAAAATATAAGTGAACTAACAGGTTATTCAGAAAAATATATAGAAAAAAGAATAAAATATGGTGAAATATCAATGTATACTAGACAAAATATGTTGATAGAAGATTTAAAAGAAAAGGTAGCTCATAAAATTTTTGAAAAAATAGATGAATATCCATATTTAGAAGTTGAAATGTATTATAAAAGAAAATATTTATATCCAAACTCTTCTTCTCATTTAATTGGATATGTAAAAAAGATATCTAATAAAGAATATGAAAACTTAAAGGATAAAGGTTATTCAGATAAAGACACTATAGGAAAAGAAGGCGTGGAAAAAAAATATGATTCTATTCTAAAAGGAAAAAAAGGTTATCAATATTTTGAAATTAACGCCAGGGGAAGAGCATTAAAAACAATCAAAAAAAAGCCTTCTGAAAAAGGTGAAGATATCCAATTAACTATAGATATGAGATTACAAACATTTATAGAAAATGAATTTAAAAAAAGCAAATTAACAGGTTCTTTTATAGCAATGAATCCTAAAAATGGAGAGATATTAACAATGGTAAGTTATCCAACTTATCCTTTGGATGTATTTTCTTCAAGTATTCCTTCAGATGTTTGGAATAAAATTTTATATGATAAAAGAAAACCATTAACAAATAAATCAATTGCAGGGGAATATCCTCCAGGTTCAGTTTTTAAACCTATAGAAGCCTTTGGATTTCTAAATTCTGGGTTAGATCCAAAAGAAGTAAACGAAGGTAGAAACGCTATTTATTCAATTGGGGAATGGTCATGGAAATCTTGGAAAAGAGGTGGACACGGTCCAACTGATTTAAGAAAATCCATAGTGGAGTCAGTAAATACTTATTATTATAAATATGGACATAAGTATGGATCAAAGGTTATAACTAAAGCAGCTAAAAATTTTGGCTTAGGTGAAAAGACAGGGATAGATATTGCTGGAGAAAGAGCTGGGATTGTTCCAAGCCCAGAATGGAAGAAGAAAAGATTTAAACAAGGTTGGTATACAGGAGATACTATAAACTATTCAATAGGACAAGGATATGTGACAGTTACTCCAATTCAAATTGCAAGAGCATATTGTGTGTTAGCAAACAAAGGATATGCCTATACTCCAAAAGTAGTAAAATATATAATAAAAGATTCTGTTAAAGAAAAAACAGTTTCTCATAAATCTTTAGAAGTTAATTATCCTAGAAGATTTTATGATGTTATTGAAAATGCTATGATAGGAGTAGTTGAAGATAAGCATGGAACAGGAAAAAGATTGAAAACTAAAAATTTAAAAATAGCAGCAAAAAGTGGTTCTGCTCAAAACACGCATTTTAAAGAAACTCATGCAGAGATAGCAGGTTATTTTCCAGTTGGAAATCCTGAAATTGTATTTGCAGTTTTACTACAAGGAGCAGGTGGTGGGGGATCAATAGCTGGAGCTTTAACTAAAAAATTTATAGATGAATATCAATTTTTGTACCATGGAATAAAAAAAGAGGGAGAAAATGATAGAAAATAA
- a CDS encoding ribonuclease J translates to MIENKEEKINEKVLEKKNVKNKEEKMYIIPLGGLDEVGKNMTLVQYRDEIIIIDCGIGFPGEGLLGIDVVIPDFSYVENNKSKIKGLFVTHGHEDHIGAIPYLYQKIDKDVSIFSGKLTLALIEGKFESHRIKNIPKLREVKSRSKIKVGKYFDVEFVRITHSIADSYSIYVKTPAGKVLFTGDFKIDLTPVDNNKTDLARFAEIGEEGLDLLLSDSTNAETEGFTPSESTVGEAFKIEFPKAKGRIIIAAFASHIHRLQQIIEISEAYGRKIAIDGRSLIRTFDVASKLGYLKMKKDTMISLSDVDKQKDNKVVILCTGTQGEPRASLSRIASNIHKNTKVKEGDTVIISATPIPGNEKAVSKNINNLLKYDAEVIFKKVAGIHVSGHGSRLEQELMFNLVNPKHFMPVHGEYKMLKAHIETAIRTGIKKTDTVLALNGSKVEVTKSYVKLKGKVSAGATFIDGLGVGDIGQTVLRDRQQLSQDGVIIVVFTFDKKTGKIMSGPEIVTRGFTYSKDSEEIINGTIEHINKKLEKIEKTKIKDWQPIKNLTKEAVSKYVYNKTKRNPVILPIIMEV, encoded by the coding sequence ATGATAGAAAATAAAGAAGAAAAAATCAATGAAAAAGTTTTAGAGAAAAAAAATGTAAAAAATAAAGAAGAGAAAATGTATATAATTCCTTTAGGTGGATTGGACGAAGTTGGGAAAAATATGACATTAGTTCAGTACAGAGATGAAATAATCATTATAGATTGTGGAATAGGATTTCCAGGGGAAGGATTATTGGGAATAGATGTTGTTATTCCAGATTTCAGTTATGTTGAGAACAACAAATCAAAAATCAAAGGATTATTTGTAACTCATGGTCATGAAGATCATATAGGAGCTATTCCTTATTTATATCAAAAAATAGATAAAGATGTTTCTATATTTTCAGGAAAACTTACTTTAGCTCTTATAGAGGGTAAATTTGAAAGTCACAGAATAAAAAATATTCCTAAATTAAGAGAAGTAAAAAGTCGTTCTAAAATAAAAGTAGGAAAATATTTTGATGTTGAGTTTGTAAGAATAACTCATTCAATTGCAGACTCTTATTCTATTTATGTTAAAACACCAGCTGGAAAGGTTTTATTTACAGGGGATTTCAAAATAGATCTAACTCCAGTTGATAATAATAAAACAGATTTAGCTAGATTTGCTGAGATAGGGGAAGAGGGACTAGATTTATTATTATCTGATTCAACAAATGCAGAAACAGAAGGATTTACACCTTCTGAAAGTACAGTTGGAGAAGCTTTTAAGATAGAATTTCCAAAGGCAAAGGGAAGAATAATTATAGCTGCATTTGCATCGCATATTCACAGATTGCAACAAATAATTGAAATATCAGAGGCTTATGGTAGAAAGATAGCTATTGATGGAAGAAGTTTAATAAGAACATTTGATGTAGCTTCTAAACTAGGATATTTAAAAATGAAAAAAGATACAATGATATCTTTATCAGATGTGGATAAACAAAAGGATAATAAAGTTGTAATACTTTGTACAGGAACTCAAGGAGAACCTAGGGCTTCTTTGTCTAGAATAGCTTCAAATATTCATAAAAATACAAAGGTAAAAGAAGGGGATACTGTAATAATTTCAGCTACTCCAATTCCTGGAAATGAAAAAGCTGTTTCTAAAAATATTAATAATTTATTGAAATATGATGCAGAAGTAATATTTAAAAAAGTAGCAGGAATACATGTCTCTGGACATGGAAGTAGACTTGAACAAGAACTTATGTTTAATTTAGTTAATCCTAAACATTTTATGCCAGTTCATGGTGAATATAAAATGTTAAAAGCACATATAGAGACAGCTATAAGAACAGGAATAAAGAAAACAGATACAGTTTTAGCTTTAAATGGTAGTAAGGTAGAAGTAACAAAAAGCTATGTAAAATTAAAGGGAAAAGTAAGTGCAGGAGCAACATTCATTGATGGATTAGGAGTTGGAGATATAGGACAAACAGTTCTTAGAGATAGACAACAACTTTCTCAAGATGGAGTAATAATTGTTGTATTTACTTTTGATAAGAAGACAGGAAAAATAATGTCTGGTCCAGAAATTGTAACTAGAGGTTTTACATATTCCAAAGATTCAGAAGAAATAATAAATGGAACTATAGAACACATTAACAAGAAATTGGAAAAAATAGAAAAAACAAAGATAAAGGATTGGCAACCAATCAAGAATTTAACAAAAGAAGCTGTTAGTAAATATGTTTATAATAAAACAAAGAGAAATCCAGTTATTTTACCAATAATAATGGAAGTTTAG
- the yhbY gene encoding ribosome assembly RNA-binding protein YhbY codes for MNTRQREFLRKRAHELGALVRIGKDGYTDNLGQSILDAIESRELIKVKMLQSVEMNKRELAETLAGKTKCEVVGIIGRTIILYKANKENPKISEEVSRIK; via the coding sequence ATGAATACTAGACAAAGAGAATTTTTAAGAAAAAGAGCTCATGAATTAGGAGCTTTAGTTAGAATAGGGAAAGATGGATATACAGATAATTTAGGACAAAGTATTTTAGATGCAATAGAATCAAGAGAATTAATAAAAGTGAAAATGCTTCAAAGTGTAGAAATGAATAAAAGAGAATTAGCTGAAACATTGGCTGGAAAGACAAAATGTGAAGTTGTAGGGATTATAGGTAGAACAATAATACTTTATAAAGCAAACAAAGAAAATCCTAAAATTTCAGAAGAGGTATCAAGAATAAAATAA
- a CDS encoding divergent PAP2 family protein — translation MDEYGIIFGNKILDVTFIAWFIAQFYKVITTIFIDKDFNFKRFYETGGMPSSHSSTVSCLATCIGMVYGTRGPLFSITLIFAGITMYDAAGIRRAAGKQAKVVNKMVDGLSFRIGEKFNDEKLKELLGHTPIEVFVGMILGVCVALLFKSYLIP, via the coding sequence ATGGATGAATATGGAATTATTTTTGGAAATAAAATATTAGATGTGACATTTATAGCTTGGTTTATCGCTCAATTTTATAAGGTGATTACAACCATTTTTATTGATAAGGATTTTAATTTTAAAAGATTTTATGAAACTGGAGGAATGCCAAGCTCGCATTCTTCAACAGTTTCTTGTTTAGCAACTTGTATAGGAATGGTTTATGGTACAAGGGGTCCACTGTTTTCAATAACCCTAATATTTGCAGGAATAACTATGTATGATGCAGCAGGAATAAGAAGAGCTGCTGGGAAACAAGCTAAAGTTGTTAATAAAATGGTTGACGGACTTAGCTTTAGAATAGGTGAAAAATTTAATGATGAAAAATTAAAGGAACTTTTAGGTCATACACCAATTGAAGTATTTGTAGGAATGATATTAGGAGTATGTGTAGCATTATTATTTAAAAGTTATTTAATTCCATAG
- the dxs gene encoding 1-deoxy-D-xylulose-5-phosphate synthase, which translates to MNIENFKINELNSLCEELRKKIIDVVLTNGGHLASNLGVVELTVALDKVFDFKKNKVLFDVGHQSYVYKLLTDRDKNFDTLRKLNGIGPFLDPEESSYDNFISGHAGSALSAACGIAVANPKDKVIVIVGDASIANGHSLEALNNMINLKNMIVILNDNDMSIGKSVGCLSKFFSKMILSKTYLTLRKDVKNITNKGNVRKKVYDILGKTEHKMKNIFLPGNIPENIGFKYFGVVDGHNMGQLISIFQEAKDMEGPIFIHVKTKKGKGYLPAEENKEKFHGISPYNSNGNVEELTTSKILGEELSKYAEKDEDIIGISAGMVSGTGLKNFFEKYPKRSFDIGIAEGHGITFAAGLAKCGKKPYFAIYSTFLQRGIGQLIHDVSLQNLPIRLCIDRGGIVGQDGKTHHGLYDISFLLSIPNFIILSPTTKKEMREMIKFSLDVQNPIAIRYNKGLICDKEYDFKFQIGKWNEVVKGDKYLYIATGNMLEELLMVENELISKKINGTIVSAGSIKPFDEEYIKEEFNKYEHIFVLEEGYIKNGFGTEILDFLNENNINKKIHKIGVVCGKIPHGKRGELLELCELRGKNLVKNIEGKINESN; encoded by the coding sequence ATGAATATAGAAAATTTTAAAATAAATGAATTAAATAGTTTATGTGAAGAACTGAGAAAAAAAATAATAGATGTTGTTTTAACTAACGGGGGCCATTTGGCCTCTAATTTAGGTGTAGTGGAATTAACAGTAGCTTTAGATAAGGTATTTGATTTTAAAAAAAACAAAGTTTTATTTGATGTAGGACATCAGTCCTATGTTTATAAATTATTAACTGACAGAGATAAAAATTTTGATACCCTAAGAAAATTAAATGGAATAGGACCATTTTTAGATCCTGAGGAAAGTAGCTATGATAATTTTATAAGTGGTCATGCAGGAAGCGCCTTATCTGCAGCGTGTGGCATAGCAGTAGCTAATCCAAAGGATAAAGTAATAGTTATAGTTGGAGACGCTTCAATTGCAAATGGGCATTCATTAGAAGCATTAAATAATATGATAAATTTAAAAAATATGATAGTTATTTTAAATGATAATGACATGTCAATTGGAAAAAGTGTAGGTTGTCTTTCTAAATTTTTTAGCAAAATGATTTTAAGCAAAACTTATTTAACTTTAAGAAAAGATGTTAAGAACATTACAAATAAAGGAAATGTACGGAAAAAAGTTTATGATATATTAGGGAAAACTGAACATAAAATGAAAAATATATTTTTACCTGGAAATATTCCTGAAAATATAGGTTTTAAGTATTTTGGAGTTGTAGATGGTCATAATATGGGACAATTAATATCTATATTTCAAGAGGCAAAGGATATGGAAGGACCTATTTTTATACATGTTAAAACAAAAAAAGGAAAAGGATATTTACCAGCTGAGGAGAATAAAGAAAAATTTCATGGAATAAGTCCTTATAATTCTAATGGAAATGTTGAAGAATTAACTACATCAAAAATTTTAGGTGAAGAATTATCAAAATATGCAGAAAAAGATGAAGATATTATTGGGATTTCAGCAGGAATGGTAAGTGGAACAGGGTTGAAGAATTTTTTTGAGAAATATCCTAAAAGAAGTTTTGATATAGGAATAGCAGAAGGGCATGGGATCACATTTGCAGCTGGTTTAGCAAAATGTGGTAAAAAGCCCTATTTTGCAATTTATTCAACTTTTTTACAAAGAGGTATAGGCCAACTAATTCATGATGTATCCTTACAAAATTTACCAATAAGGCTATGTATTGATAGAGGTGGAATAGTAGGACAAGATGGAAAGACTCATCACGGATTGTATGACATTTCATTTTTATTAAGTATTCCTAATTTTATAATACTATCTCCCACAACAAAAAAAGAAATGAGGGAAATGATAAAATTTAGCCTAGATGTTCAGAATCCAATTGCAATAAGATACAATAAAGGATTGATTTGTGATAAAGAATATGACTTTAAATTTCAAATTGGAAAATGGAATGAAGTTGTTAAAGGGGATAAATATTTATATATAGCAACTGGAAATATGTTAGAAGAATTGTTAATGGTTGAAAATGAATTGATTTCAAAAAAAATTAATGGAACAATAGTTAGTGCAGGTTCAATAAAACCATTTGATGAGGAATATATAAAAGAAGAATTTAACAAGTACGAGCATATTTTTGTTTTAGAAGAGGGATATATAAAAAATGGATTTGGTACTGAAATATTAGATTTTTTAAATGAAAATAATATTAATAAAAAAATTCATAAAATAGGAGTAGTTTGTGGTAAAATACCCCATGGAAAAAGAGGGGAACTTTTAGAATTGTGTGAATTAAGAGGGAAAAATTTAGTTAAAAATATAGAAGGGAAGATTAATGAATCAAATTAA
- a CDS encoding HD domain-containing protein produces the protein MNQINQKVFKFIKILINTREVNELEKYEDQGVKVAAHTYDVLKISIDEIKKQYGTIDNSLKEIDLFSIIIGVIIHDLSKGSIRAKSEIFSHSQMMLKKPDYIVKESENILKEVEEKTNFILKDKIKKQITHIVVSHHGKWGKIYPSTKEAKIVHRADMYSAKYHRINPISANEILELLTKGYNMVEVSHKISCTLGVVKDRLKRAKIETNCKNTKHLLNYYKKLKKVPIGDEFFTKRVKETSELISSVETKGFKTLILKNEALKYLRDEDVFED, from the coding sequence ATGAATCAAATTAACCAAAAAGTATTTAAATTTATAAAAATTCTTATAAATACTAGGGAAGTTAATGAATTAGAAAAATATGAAGACCAGGGAGTTAAAGTTGCTGCTCATACTTACGATGTATTGAAAATTTCAATAGATGAAATAAAAAAACAGTATGGGACTATAGATAATTCATTAAAAGAAATAGATTTATTTTCAATAATTATAGGAGTTATTATTCATGATTTAAGTAAGGGAAGTATAAGAGCAAAATCAGAAATTTTTTCTCATTCACAAATGATGTTAAAAAAGCCAGACTATATAGTTAAGGAATCTGAAAATATTTTAAAAGAAGTAGAAGAGAAAACAAATTTTATATTAAAAGATAAAATAAAAAAACAAATAACTCATATAGTTGTTTCCCATCACGGGAAATGGGGAAAAATATATCCAAGTACAAAGGAAGCTAAAATAGTTCACAGGGCAGATATGTATTCAGCTAAATATCATAGAATAAACCCAATTTCAGCTAATGAAATTTTAGAATTATTAACAAAAGGTTATAATATGGTGGAAGTTAGCCATAAAATTAGTTGTACTTTAGGAGTAGTTAAAGATAGATTAAAAAGAGCTAAGATAGAAACTAACTGCAAAAATACAAAACATTTATTAAATTATTATAAAAAGTTAAAAAAAGTTCCAATAGGAGATGAATTTTTTACAAAACGAGTTAAAGAAACTTCTGAATTAATTTCATCTGTTGAAACAAAGGGATTTAAAACATTGATTTTAAAAAATGAAGCTTTAAAGTATCTGAGAGATGAAGATGTGTTTGAGGATTAA